The nucleotide window CCTGATCTTCGATCCCAACATCGGGATGGCGAACCAGCTGCTCGGCTGGATCGGAATCGGCCCGCAGCCCTGGCTGGCCGGGCAGCACTCGGCCCTGCCGACGACGATGTTCATCGACATCTGGCAGTGGACCCCGATGGTCGTGCTGATCCTGCTCGCGGGGCTCACCTCGCTCTCCGACGAGCCCCAGGAGGCCGCCCGGATCGACGGCGCCAGCAGCTGGCAGCGGTTCCGGCACGTCACCCTCCCGCTGCTGATGCCCACGGTGATCGTCGCCATCCTGCTGCGCGGCATCGACGCGCTGAAGACGTTCGACATCCTCTACGCCACAAAGGGTCGCGGCGGTGGGTCCTTCCACGAGGTCGAGACCCTCAACGTGTACGCGTACGGCCTCAGCTTCGACTACAACGACTACGGCGTCTCGTCGACAGTCCTCATCATCTTCTTCCTGATCATCATCGGGGTGATGTGGGCCCTCACCTATCGCAAGAAGGGGCTGGGCCGATGAAGCCGAGCAAGCCGTACCGGGTGTTCCGCACCTCGGCTCTCGTCGTCGTGGTGTTCGCGCTGATGGCGCCGCTGCTCTGGATGATCGCCGCGTCCTTCAAGACCAACGTGGACATCTACGACACCGCCAAGGCGTTCGTCTTCTCGCCCAGCCTGAAGAACTACGAGACAGTTCTCCAGCAGGCGAACTACCTCGAGTTCATCGGCAACAGCCTCTGGGTGGCGTTCGCGGCCACCACGCTCTCGCTCCTGCTCGGGGTGCCCGCCGCGTACTCGATGAGCCGGTTCAGCATGAAGAAGTCCGCGCTCGTCGTGCTCATGGCCCGGGTGATCCCCGGCGTCTCGCTGTTGGTGCCCTGGTACTACGTCTTCTCGAACCTGAAGATGGTCGGCGGCTTCACAGTGCTGATCCTCAGCCACATGTTCGTGTCGCTGCCGCTGATCGTCTACATCATGATGGGCTACTTCGACGGGCTGCCGGCCGAGTTGGAAGAGGCCGCGCTCGTCGACGGGCTGACCCACATCGGCGCGTTCCGGCGGATCACCCTGCCGCTGTCGGTGCCCGGCGTCGCGACCGCCGGCATCCTCTCCTTCATCTTCTCCTGGAACAACTTCATGTTCGCCCTGGTGCTCTCCGGCTCGGACACGAAGACACTCCCCGTCGCGATCTTCGACTTCGTCGGCTACGCCAGCATCGACTGGGGCGGCCTGATGGCCGCCGCGACAGTGGTCACCCTGCCGATCATGCTGATCGCCCTGTTCGTGCAGAAGTACGTCGTCTCCGGCCTCACCGCCGGTGCCACGAAGGGCTGACCGGGTCATGACGACTATCGCAACTGTGGAGACCTTCCTGGTCGCGCCCCGCTGGCTGTTCGTCCGGATCGAGACCGACTCTGGCATCGTCGGCTGGGGCGAGGCGACCTGCGAGGGGCAGTCCGAGACCGTGCGCACGGCCGTCCACCAGCTCAGCGAGCTGCTCATCGGGCGGGACCCGCTGCGCATCGAGGACCACTGGCAGGTGCTCACCAAGGGGTCCTTCTACCGGGGCGGTCCGATCCTGGCCAGCGCGGTGTCCGGCCTGGACCAGGCGCTCTGGGACATTGCCGGCAAGCACTACGGCGCCCCCGTGCACCAGCTCCTCGGCGGACCGGTCCGGGACCGGATCCGGGTCTACGGCTGGATCGGTGGTGACGAGCCCGCCGAGATCCGCGACCAGATCAGCGCCCGGATCGAGGCGGGCCTGACCGCTGTGAAGATGAACGCGTCCGGGCGGATGGGCGCGCTCGCCTCGGTCGCCGACCTCGACGCGGTGGTGCAGCGGGTGGCGGCAGCCCGCGAGGTCCTCGGCGACAACCGCGACGTCGCCGTCGACTTCCACGGCCGGTTCACCCTCGCCAACGTCCGGCGGGTCGCCCCACTGCTGGAGCCCTACCGGCCGTTCTTCCTGGAAGAGCCGGTGGTGCCGGAGAACTCGCACCTGATCGGTGAGGTCGTCCGCTGCACCACCACCCCCATCTCGACCGGGGAGCGGCTCTACAACCGGCAGGAGTTCCTGCCCGTGTTGCAGGCCGGCATCGCCGTGGCCCAACCGGACCTCGCGCACGCCGGCGGCATCACCGAGGTCCGCAAGATCGCCACGCTGGCCGAGGTGTACGACGTGCAACTCGCCCCGCACTGCCCGCTCGGGCCGATCGCCCTCGCCGCCTGCCTCCAGGTCGGCTTCGCCACGCCCAACTTCCTGATCCAGGAGCAGAGCATCGGCATCCACTACAACCAGGGCGCCGAGGTGCTCGACTACTGCCTCGACCAGACCCCGCTCACGTTCGTCGACGGGTACGTGCAGCGGCTGACCGCTCCCGGTCTCGGCATCGAGATCGACGAACACGCGGTACGGACCGCGGACAAGCGCGGGCACGCCTGGCGCAGCCCGACCTGGCGGCACCCCGACGGCTCCTACGCGGAGTGGTGAGACCCCGACCGGCAAGAACGAAAGGCATCCCGTGAAGATCGTCGCAGCGGACATCATCGTGTCCAGCCCCGACCGGAACTTCGTCACCCTCAAGATCACCACCGATGAGGGCCTCACCGGTCTGGGCGACGCCACGCTCAACGGCCGCGAGCTCTCCGTCGCCTCGTACCTGCGCGACCACGTCGCCCCGCTGCTGATGGGGCGGGACCCGCACCGGATCGAGGACACCTGGCAGTTCCTGTACCGATCGGCGTACTGGCGGCGTGGCCCGGTCACCATGGCCGCCATCGCCGCGGTGGACGTGGCGCTCTGGGACATCAAGGCCAAGGCCGCCGGCATGCCGCTGTACCAACTGCTGGGCGGCGCGTCCCGCACCGGCATCATGGCGTACGGGCACGCGTCGGGACGGGACATCCCCGAGCTGTTCGACTCGATCCGCCGCCACCTCGACGAGGGCTTCCGGTCGATCCGGGTGCAGACCTCGGTACCGGGGATCAACGCGGTCTACGGCGTGGCCGCGCAGCCCAGCTCCACCGGCCAGCGCTACGACTACGAGCCCGCGCAGCGCACCCCGCTGCCCGCCGAGGAGGACTGGGACACCCGCGCGTACCTGCGCCACCTGCCGTCGGTCTTCGAGGCGGTGCGCGGCGAGTTCGGCCCGGAGCTGCCGCTGCTGCACGACGGTCACCACCGGATGACCCCGATTCAGGCCGCCAAGCTCGGCAAGGCACTCGAACCGTACGACCTGTTCTGGCTGGAGGACTGCACCCCGGCCGAGAACCAGGAGGCGCTGCGGTTGGTCCGCCAGCACACCACCACCCCGCTGGCCATCGGTGAGGTCTTCAACACGGTCTGGGACTACCAGACCCTGATCCGGGAGCAGTTGATCGACTACGTCCGGTCCGCGGTCACCCACACCGGCGGCATCACCGCCATGCGCAAGCTGCTCGACTTCGCCGCCCAGTACCAGATCAAGTCCGGTATCCACGGCCCCACCGACATCTCCCCGGTGGGTATGGCCGCCGCGCTGCACCTGGACCTGGCCATCCACAACTTCGGGATCCAGGAGTACATGAAGCACACCTCGCTGGCCAACGAGGTGTTCCGGCAGTCGTTCACCTTCACCGACGGCTACCTGCACCCGGGCGACCAGCCGGGGCTCGGGGTGGAGCTGGACGAGGAGGCGGCGGCCCGGTTCCCGTACGAGCCGGCGTACCTGCCGTTCAACCGGCTCAAGGACGGCACGGTCCATGACTGGTGAGCGACGCGGCGCCCGGCCGACCCGGCACGTCGTGGTGATGGGCGTCTCCGGGGCCGGCAAGACCACTGTGGCGCGCGGGATCAGCGCGGCGAGCGGGCTGACCTTCGCCGAGGCGGACGAGTTCCACTCCCCGGAGAACGTGGCGCGGATGCGCTCCGGCGTACCGCTGGACGACACCACCCGGTGGCCCTGGCTGCGGGACATCGCGGCGTGGATCGCCGAGCGTGGCGCGGAGGGCCGGTCCACGGTGCTGGCCTGTTCGGCATTGAAGCGGTCATACCGGGACGTGCTGCGCCAGGGCCCGCTCCGAGTGGACTTCGTGCACCTGGACGGGCCGGCGGAGGTCATCCGAGCCCGCTTGGCCCGGCGTCAGGGGCACTACATGCCGGCGAGTCTGCTGGAGTCGCAGCTCGCCACGCTGGAACCTGCCGCGCCGGACGAGTCGGTGCTCGTACTCGATGTCTCGCTGGCCCCGGAGGCCCTCGTCGCGGCGGCCGTCAAGGGCCTCGGCCTGCCCGGCCCGGTGCCGGTGGGGGAGCACCAGGACGGCGCATCCTGAGCGGTCCCGTCGGCATCCTTCCCGTCACCTCGGACATCCGCGAGATCAGCCGAAAGTGGGAACCCCGGGAACTTTTCCGGCCCGGCCGGCGACCACCAGAGTGCGCGGCCGACCGGCGGCGTTCCGACGACGGCATCTCGGCATGAAGGAGCGCCCGTGGCACACAGGACGGTGGTCTGTGCGGAACGGCGTCGCTGACGACGACCAGGTGACCCGGTGGGCACGGGAGGCAGGCCAGGGTGACCGGCAGGCCGCCACGGCGTTCATCCGGGCACTACAGGACCAGGTCTGGCGGTTCCTGTCGCACCTGGCCGGGCCGGGGGAGGCCGACGACCTGACCCAGGAGACGTTCCTGCGGGCGTTTCGCAACCTGCCTGGTTTCGCCGGCCGCTCGTCGGCCCGTACCTGGGTGTTCACGATCGCCCGGCGCGTTGCCGTTGATCATGTCCGGACGGCGGTGGCCCGGCCGAGGATGGCGTCGGTGCCGGACTGGCAGGCCGCGGCCGAGGCCGCCGGTGCGATCACGGTCGGCGCCGACGAGAGCGTGACCCTGCAGCAGTTGATCGCCGGCCTGACCCGGGAGCGCCGGGAGGCGTTCGTCGCCACCCAGGTGCTCGGCCTGTCCTACGCCGAGGCGGCGGAAATCTGCCAGTGCCCCGTCGGCACGATCCGTTCCCGGGTCGCCCGGGCACGCGAGGATCTCGTCGCCGCCTGGCAGGCCGACACCGATCCGAGCCACGAGCGACGAACCGGCTGAGGGTGACAGGAGGGCTGCGGGCGGCGCCCCGTGTGGTCACCCGGATGGGACGAGGCGTGCCGGCGCTTCCTAAGATCACGCCGGTGAACACCGAACCTCTCAACGTCGCCGGCGTAGCTGGCCCGATCGTCGTCACCACCAAGGCTGTCTGGGGCCACCCTGCCGTCACCGTCGGCGGAGTGCCGGCTCCCCGGACGGGCAAACGCTTCGCGTTGCCGACGGTGGACGGTGGTGTCGTCCAGGCCACGCTACGCAGCACCATCGCCGACCCGTACCCGACACTTGAGGTCAACGGTGTCAAGCACCGGACCGGGCCCGTCACGCCGATCCTCCTGCGCATCCTGGCACTGCTGCCGTTCCTGCTGCTCACCGTCGGCGGCATCCTGGGCGGGCTGGTCGGGGCATTGGGCGTCGGGGCGAACCTGACAATTGTCCGCACCCCGATGGCGACCCCCGTCAAGGCGCTCGCCATGGTCGGCGTCGCTATCGGCACGGTCATCGTCTGGCTCGTCGTCGCCGTCGCACTGAACGCGGCATTCAGCTAGACCCCGCAGCACGTCACCCCCCTACGGTCAGCACCACCGGTCGACGACCGGTGGTGCTGACGTGGTGCGGGCGTGCCGGCCGCGCTAACCCAGCCGGGTCTCGATGGCCTCGATGATGCGCGGACGCAGCTCGGCGGCGCGGATGACGGCGTCCACCGAGCCGACCTCGACGGCGCGGTGGATGTTGTGCACCCGGTCGAACTCCGCGGCCACCTCACTGAGCTTCTCCGCGCGCACCGACGAGCGCAGCTCGTCGAGTTCCGCGGTCAGCGCGGCGCGTTCGGTGCCGGCCGAGGCGGCGGTGCGGGCCTCCAGGTCCCGCACCCGCGGGTCGGCCGCCGTACGGGCGTTGACGTCGGCGGAGAACACCACAGCGGCGGCGGGTGCGCCACCGAGCACCGAGGCGAACGAACCCTCCAACGCCAGCACCGTCATGTTCGGGTTCAGCGCCTTCGAGAACACCACGAACGCACCGCCGTGGTAGCGCGAGATCACACAGAAGACGATGGGTCCCCGGAAGTTCACGATCGCCCGGCCGATCTCGGCGCCGTACTCCAGTTGCAGCTTGCGCATCGACTCCGGTGAGCCGTCGAAGCCGGACAGGTTCGCCAGCACGACGAGCGGCCGGTTGCCGCTGGCCGCGTTGATCGCCCGCGCGGCCTTCTTCGACGAGCGGGGGAACAGCGTGCCCGCCGTGTAGGTGTCCGGACCGTCGGTGGGCGGGAAGCCGTGCCGTGGCACCGACCGGGACTCGATGCCGAGCAGGCAGACCGGGATGCCACCGAGGTGGACGTCCTGCACGACCGCGGTGTCCGCGTCCGCCATGCCGGCCCAGCGCTCCAGCACCTGGTGGTCCTGGTCGGAGAGAGCCCGCATCACCGTACGGATGTCGAACGGCTTCTTGCGGTCCGGGTTGGTCTCGACGGAGAAGATCTCCCCGACGGTGGTGAAGGCGCTGTCCGCCACGTCGTGCGGGAAGGTGGAGATGTCGCGGTCGGCCGGGTCGGTGGTGACGGCCCGTCGGGGCGCGTCCTCGCCGGGCGCGACGTACGTGTGGTCGTAGTGCGCCATCACCACGTCCCGTGCGGCCGTCAGGTTCGGCGCCCAGTACTGCGCCTGCCCGTTCGGCCCCATCACCCGGTCGTAGCCGCCGATGCCGAAGTTGTCCTCGGCCGACACACCACCGGAGAAATCGAGGGACTGCTTGCCGGTGAGCACCATCGCCGAGTCGGGCGTCATCACCAGGATGCCCTTGGTGTGCATGAGCATCGTCGCCTCGGCGTTCCAGTACGGCTGCGCGCCGACGTTGATGCCCGCGACGACGATGTTGATCTCACCGCCGGCCTGGGTGAACTCGACGATCCGCTTGAGCGCCGCGGCCACCCAGTCCATGTTCTCCGTACCGGAGGTCATCGAGATCCGTGCCCCG belongs to Micromonospora ureilytica and includes:
- a CDS encoding carbohydrate ABC transporter permease; amino-acid sequence: MSRWANEHRKWLFAAPAMAFVAVLIIFPVAWTGYLSLTDAEGSVRAESEFIGFQNYLDVLTDTDRFWPAVWRTVLFTGVVLLFEVVLGMAIALLLWRPFRGEKWVRVAILLPLVATPVAVGMMWRLIFDPNIGMANQLLGWIGIGPQPWLAGQHSALPTTMFIDIWQWTPMVVLILLAGLTSLSDEPQEAARIDGASSWQRFRHVTLPLLMPTVIVAILLRGIDALKTFDILYATKGRGGGSFHEVETLNVYAYGLSFDYNDYGVSSTVLIIFFLIIIGVMWALTYRKKGLGR
- a CDS encoding carbohydrate ABC transporter permease encodes the protein MKPSKPYRVFRTSALVVVVFALMAPLLWMIAASFKTNVDIYDTAKAFVFSPSLKNYETVLQQANYLEFIGNSLWVAFAATTLSLLLGVPAAYSMSRFSMKKSALVVLMARVIPGVSLLVPWYYVFSNLKMVGGFTVLILSHMFVSLPLIVYIMMGYFDGLPAELEEAALVDGLTHIGAFRRITLPLSVPGVATAGILSFIFSWNNFMFALVLSGSDTKTLPVAIFDFVGYASIDWGGLMAAATVVTLPIMLIALFVQKYVVSGLTAGATKG
- the dgoD gene encoding galactonate dehydratase yields the protein MTTIATVETFLVAPRWLFVRIETDSGIVGWGEATCEGQSETVRTAVHQLSELLIGRDPLRIEDHWQVLTKGSFYRGGPILASAVSGLDQALWDIAGKHYGAPVHQLLGGPVRDRIRVYGWIGGDEPAEIRDQISARIEAGLTAVKMNASGRMGALASVADLDAVVQRVAAAREVLGDNRDVAVDFHGRFTLANVRRVAPLLEPYRPFFLEEPVVPENSHLIGEVVRCTTTPISTGERLYNRQEFLPVLQAGIAVAQPDLAHAGGITEVRKIATLAEVYDVQLAPHCPLGPIALAACLQVGFATPNFLIQEQSIGIHYNQGAEVLDYCLDQTPLTFVDGYVQRLTAPGLGIEIDEHAVRTADKRGHAWRSPTWRHPDGSYAEW
- the manD gene encoding D-mannonate dehydratase ManD; protein product: MKIVAADIIVSSPDRNFVTLKITTDEGLTGLGDATLNGRELSVASYLRDHVAPLLMGRDPHRIEDTWQFLYRSAYWRRGPVTMAAIAAVDVALWDIKAKAAGMPLYQLLGGASRTGIMAYGHASGRDIPELFDSIRRHLDEGFRSIRVQTSVPGINAVYGVAAQPSSTGQRYDYEPAQRTPLPAEEDWDTRAYLRHLPSVFEAVRGEFGPELPLLHDGHHRMTPIQAAKLGKALEPYDLFWLEDCTPAENQEALRLVRQHTTTPLAIGEVFNTVWDYQTLIREQLIDYVRSAVTHTGGITAMRKLLDFAAQYQIKSGIHGPTDISPVGMAAALHLDLAIHNFGIQEYMKHTSLANEVFRQSFTFTDGYLHPGDQPGLGVELDEEAAARFPYEPAYLPFNRLKDGTVHDW
- a CDS encoding gluconokinase, whose amino-acid sequence is MTGERRGARPTRHVVVMGVSGAGKTTVARGISAASGLTFAEADEFHSPENVARMRSGVPLDDTTRWPWLRDIAAWIAERGAEGRSTVLACSALKRSYRDVLRQGPLRVDFVHLDGPAEVIRARLARRQGHYMPASLLESQLATLEPAAPDESVLVLDVSLAPEALVAAAVKGLGLPGPVPVGEHQDGAS
- a CDS encoding sigma-70 family RNA polymerase sigma factor; translation: MRNGVADDDQVTRWAREAGQGDRQAATAFIRALQDQVWRFLSHLAGPGEADDLTQETFLRAFRNLPGFAGRSSARTWVFTIARRVAVDHVRTAVARPRMASVPDWQAAAEAAGAITVGADESVTLQQLIAGLTRERREAFVATQVLGLSYAEAAEICQCPVGTIRSRVARAREDLVAAWQADTDPSHERRTG